Within the Halomonas sp. HL-93 genome, the region TAAATCAAGCGCTGCACTCTCTTTCTGCATGACGTCCAACACAATGCCAATCATCATATTGAGGAAAATAAACGCCGTCAGAAAAATAAACGTCAGATAGTAAATCCAGCTCCATGCGTATACTTCCTGAGTTTCGTAAAGCACATCGGTCCAGTCTTCAAAGGTGGCGATACGAAAAAGTGTCAGCATCGAAATGGAGATATTGCCCCACAAAAAATCGTCCACTTCAGCGAACAGGAAGCTGCCTACCGCGGCATAGATGTAGAAGATAATAAACATCAACAGCACCACATAGCCCATGCGCGGAATGGACTTCACCAGGGCTGAAAGCAGCATTTGCAACTCAGGAATCATCGAGACGAGGCGCAGTACGCGGAAAATACGCAGCAGCCGCGCCAGCAGCACCATCTCGGAATCGTCCATGGGGATCAGGCTGGCAGTCACGATAACGAAATCAAAGACATTCCATCCCCGCTTAAAAAAGCGCACCAAGCTGCCTTCTGCGGCTAACCTGATGAGGAGTTCAATCAAGAAAAAAATCGTGATCGCAAAATCCAGGTACAGAAGCCCCTGTTCGAACCGAGAGGTCTCCTCTTCATAGGTTTTGGCACCTATCACCAATGCGGAGATGACGATTATCGCGATTACAAAGGCTTCAAAATATTTGTTCGAACGCAGGGTTTCGAAACGCTGTTGCCATGTATCGAAAGGTTGATTCATAGGGTAAATAGACTCGCTACGGTGGACGGCGACACTTTATACTAAAACTTCACAACGGCACTACAAGTGATATCCTCTTGTTTCATTTGTGGTATCCCATGCCTCAGCCGACGCCTTTACGATGACGGCTAGCGGGCTTTTTTTGATTATTGCGCTGGATGACTTCCATGACACTGCTGTGGATAGCCTTACTACCGTTACTAGGCGTCTTGGTGCCGGTCCTCAACGCTCAACGCAGCCGCTTTACCTGCTCGTGGGCAACCGCCTTGCTGCCGGCTATTGCCCTACTGCTCACCTTGATGCAGATACCCGCACTGCTCGACGGCGAGACACTTCGCTTTGCCATCGGCTGGCTGCCCGAGCTCAATCTTGAGCTAGCCCTGCGCTTGGACGGTCTGTCGCTACTATTCAACATTTTAATCATGGGCATTGGGCTGCTGATACTGCTGTACGCCCATTTTTATCTAGCAAGTGACGAACCTGTTGGTCGCTTCTATGCTTTTTTAATGCTCTTCATGGCCTCCATGGTGGGCATTTCAATGTCAGACAATCTGATTTTACTGTGGCTTTTTTGGGAGCTCACCAGCCTTTCTTCGTTTTTATTGATCGGCTTTTGGTCGTATCGCAGCGATGCACGCAAAGGCGCACGCATGGCGTTGACCGTCACCGGTGCAGGCGGTCTGGCACTGCTAGCAGGGCTACTGCTACTCGGCGATATGGCAGGTAGCTTCAGCATGGGTGACGTCTTGGCCAGCAGCGAGGTCATTGTCGCCGACTCGCGCTATCCGCTGATGCTCGGCTTGGTGCTGCTCGGTGCCTTCACCAAGTCAGCCCAGTTCCCTTTCCAGTTTTGGCTTCCACACGCCATGGCCGCTCCGACACCCGTCTCGGCCTACCTGCATTCCGCCACAATGGTGAAAGCAGGCATTTTCCTGATGGCAAGGCTGCATCCGGCGATTGCCGACAGTGAATTATGGACCGTGGTGGTATCGCTGGTCGGCACGATAACACTGCTTTACGGCGCTTGGTTTGCACTATTCAAAACTGACCTGAAAGGCATCCTAGCGTTTTCCACGGTCAGCCATCTGGGGCTCATTACGGTGCTGCTGGGTATCGGCAGCCCAATGGCCGTTCTGGCGGCCCTGTTTCATATTCTGAATCATGCCACCTTTAAAGCCGCGCTATTTATGAGCGCTGGCATTATCGACCACGAGACTGGGACGCGTGAATTAAAACAGCTTGGCGGGCTCAGAAAGGCCATGCCGGTCACCGCGCTGCTGACCACCTTGGCTGCCGCAGCGATGGCAGGCGTTCCGCTGTTCAATGGCTTCCTCTCC harbors:
- a CDS encoding ion transporter, whose product is MNQPFDTWQQRFETLRSNKYFEAFVIAIIVISALVIGAKTYEEETSRFEQGLLYLDFAITIFFLIELLIRLAAEGSLVRFFKRGWNVFDFVIVTASLIPMDDSEMVLLARLLRIFRVLRLVSMIPELQMLLSALVKSIPRMGYVVLLMFIIFYIYAAVGSFLFAEVDDFLWGNISISMLTLFRIATFEDWTDVLYETQEVYAWSWIYYLTFIFLTAFIFLNMMIGIVLDVMQKESAALDLLNNEEEIDEIHILRNEVSEMRQQLDRMEASISRQAVGNAHSQVDKTHQD